The following proteins are co-located in the Heteronotia binoei isolate CCM8104 ecotype False Entrance Well chromosome 21, APGP_CSIRO_Hbin_v1, whole genome shotgun sequence genome:
- the LOC132589650 gene encoding uncharacterized protein K02A2.6-like yields GYLEPFDPTNPEGWESYAERVEFYLRANKITDAGAKRDVLMSVCGPATFEIAKGLSAPARLAEKSYDEIIRLLTGHFSPQPSRVARRFLFHKRDQIAGESAADYLAALRKKVAVLIEGNPCQMEVDSGSSISLIAEETLRELCPRQRLQLRPADFILRDFQKNPVQIAGWARVQVERGSFHGPLDILVVKRQLATLLGLAWFKPLGIRVEGVGQTITPRGFGEICKEFPEVFDGSLGSYRGPPISLPLDPTVRPIRLKARRVPFALKPKIEAELDRLTAQGVLEPVDYATWETPIVTPIKPNGEVRICADYKCTINKALQDNPYPVPVVSHVLAALAGARIFGKLDLAQAYQQLPVDNKTAEAQTIVTHRGAFRVKRLQFGVSVAPGIFQSLMDALLKGIPGVQPFFDDVLVAAPDPEEFGNRLREVLRRFQAAGLKVKREKCLLGVPRVEFLGFAVDAAGIHPTEEKTRAIVQAPAPTCKAAAFQAVKDVLVSNAVLHHFDEALPVILACDASPYGVGAVLGHQLPDGREVPVAYYSRTLTSAERNYAQIDKEALAIVAGVRKFHEYLYGRRFTIATDHKPLLGLLAPDRQTPQILSQRVLRWNQFLNSYTYTLVHRAGKAMGHADARGWPEGNMGEEFKPYKARREELAAHKGCILWGSRVVIPPPLQKRVLESLHETHPGIVRMKALARSYVWWPGMDGEIEGWVRGCQTCQESRPEPPSAPVTRWESTRKPWSRLHIDFAGPFQGQTFIIIVDSYTKWLEVIPVGSTSSTAAIRALRRVLCTHGIPDTIVSDNGAAFTSADFQAFLQRYLIRHIRSAPFHPATNGQAE; encoded by the exons ggctacctcgagcccttcgacccaaccaatccagagggatgggagtcctacgcggagcgggtcgagttctacctccgggccaacaagatcactgacgccggagcgaagagggacgttctcatgagcgtctgcgggcctgccacgttcgagatcgccaagggtctctcggcacccgcccgtctggcagagaaatcctacgacgagatcatccgactcctcacgggacacttctcaccacagccttcgcgggtggctcgcaggttcctgttccacaaacgggaccagatcgcgggcgagtccgccgcagactacctggcggccctccgtaaa aaagtggcggtccttatagaggggaacccctgccaaatggaggtggactcagggtcctccatttcccttattgcggaagaaaccctaagagaactgtgtccccgccagcggctgcaacttcggccggcagacttcatactccgggacttccagaagaacccggtgcaaattgcggggtgggcgcgggtacaagtcgagcgggggtccttccacggcccgctggacatcctggtggttaagcgccagctggccaccctgctaggtctagcctggttcaaacccttgggaatccgcgtggagggggtgggtcagaccataacgccccgggggttcggggagatttgcaaggaattccccgaggtattcgatgggtccctagggagctaccgggggccgcccatctccctgcccctagaccccacggtcagaccgattcggctcaaggccaggagggttccgttcgccttgaaacctaagatcgaggcagagttagaccgcctcacggcacaaggcgtcctggagccggtggactacgccacctgggaaacccccatcgttacccccatcaagccaaacggggaggtgcggatctgtgccgattataaatgcaccataaacaaggcactacaggacaacccctatccagtgccggtggtgagccatgtcctggccgccctagcgggggctaggatatttgggaagctagacctggcccaggcctaccagcagctcccagtagacaataagacggcggaggcccaaacgatcgtgacccacaggggggctttccgggtaaagaggcttcagtttggggttagcgtcgctccggggattttccagagcctaatggacgctctccttaaagggatcccaggagtccagccgtttttcgacgacgttttagtcgccgccccggaccccgaggaattcggcaaccgccttcgagaggtgctccgccggttccaggcagcggggctcaaggtcaagagagagaaatgcttgctgggggttccacgggtagagtttctggggttcgccgttgacgcagcaggaatccaccccacggaagaaaagacccgagccatcgtgcaagccccggctcccacttgtaaa gccgcggcgtttcaggcggtcaaggacgtcctggtgtccaatgcggtgctccaccattttgacgaggccctccccgtcatcctggcctgcgatgcgtcgccgtatggggtgggagcagtcctggggcaccagcttccggacgggagggaggtaccggtcgcatattactcccgcacgctcacttcagccgagcgcaactacgcgcagatagataaagaggccctggcaatcgtggcaggggtccgaaagttccacgagtatctatatgggagaaggttcaccattgccacggaccacaagcccctcttaggtctactggccccagaccgacaaaccccccaaatactctcacagcgcgtgttgaggtggaaccaattcctcaactcatacacgtacacactggttcatagggccggcaaggctatgggacacgcggatgc gagggggtggccagagggaaacatgggggaagaattcaagccttacaaggcgaggagggaggaattagccgcacacaagggctgcatactttggggcagtagggtagtgattccacctccgctccaaaagcgtgttctagaatccctacacgagactcatcccggcatagtgcgaatgaaggctctggccaggagctacgtctggtggccgggaatggacggggagatcgagggctgggtccgcgggtgccagacctgccaggaatcccggcccgagccgcccagcgcccccgtcactaggtgggagtccacccggaaaccatggtcgagactccatatcgactttgcgggcccattccaggggcagaccttcatcataatagtggactcctacaccaaatggctggaggtcatccccgtagggtccacctcgtccacagccgcgatcagagctctgcgcagggtcctatgcacacatggcatcccggacaccatagtctctgataacggggccgccttcacctcagccgacttccaggcgttcctgcaaagatacctgatcaggcacataaggtcggctcccttccatccggctaccaacggccaggcggag